The following proteins are co-located in the Ruminococcaceae bacterium KH2T8 genome:
- a CDS encoding protein translocase subunit secA, with the protein MGMFTAVFGTHSDREIKRINPIVDHVMALEEEYSKLTDAELRGKTDEFKERIAGGESLDSILPEAFATIREAAWRVLGMKPYRVQVIGGIVLHQGRIAEMKTGEGKTLVATLPVYLNALTGKGVHVVTVNDYLAKRDSEWMGKVYRFLGLTVGLIIHDIPNNKRKEMYACDIVYGTNNEFGFDYLRDNMVVRKEQLVQRELNYAIVDEVDSILIDEARTPLIISGRGTESSDLYQKADSFVRTLKSFTVVETDDKVDMDEIVGDADYVIDEKANTSVLTANGIKKAEKFFNVENLSDPDNFSLQHYINNALKAHGNFHLDQQYVVNDGEVVIVDDFTGRLMPGRRYSDGLHQSIEAKEGVKVANENKTLATITFQNFFRMYSKLSGMTGTAYTEEAEFRSIYNLDVIQIPTNKPIARIDENDAVFKTQKGKYAAVLKTVIEAHNNGQPVLVGTVNVDKSEYLSKIFTKAGIKHNVLNAKNHMREAEIVAQAGRKGAVTIATNMAGRGTDILLGGNSEFLAKQEMRKLGYEEDMIDAATAHNETDDELILAARKKFAELEEKFSAQIKPEAEEVRALGGLYIVGTERHESRRIDNQLKGRAGRQGDPGRTKFFLALDDDLLRIFGGDKVTNMYNTLGVDETMEIQTGILTKLIDSSQKKLEALHFGARKNVLEYDDVNNIQRTITYEQRRKVIDGDDMHETFLKMIEKVVDRQVDAFSLDGVITTSERYTLGIKLEEIFGELPTVKLIQNEKEDLPDPDALKEMIKDDAVEALKVKEESVTSEIFREAERAILLTTVDQKWMDHIDAMDQLSTSIRMRSVGQHDPVVEYKMESADMFEEMNEAIQNDAVRILMKGHFSAEKQVETKSAVSSMKEGAARPQAIPTQAQQVPGAAASNETAQPIKRDSSKVGRNDLCPCGSGKKYKNCCGKNL; encoded by the coding sequence ATGGGAATGTTCACAGCAGTATTCGGTACACACAGTGACAGAGAGATCAAGAGGATCAATCCTATCGTTGATCATGTCATGGCTCTTGAGGAGGAGTATTCCAAGCTCACCGATGCAGAGCTTCGCGGCAAGACCGACGAGTTCAAGGAGAGGATCGCAGGCGGCGAGTCTTTGGACAGCATCCTTCCTGAGGCTTTCGCAACGATAAGAGAGGCAGCTTGGCGTGTTCTCGGCATGAAGCCCTATAGAGTTCAGGTCATCGGTGGTATCGTTCTTCACCAGGGCCGTATCGCCGAGATGAAGACAGGTGAAGGTAAGACACTCGTTGCTACTCTTCCCGTATACCTCAATGCACTTACAGGTAAGGGCGTTCACGTAGTTACGGTAAACGACTACCTCGCAAAGCGTGACTCCGAGTGGATGGGTAAGGTCTACAGATTCCTCGGACTTACGGTCGGACTTATCATTCACGACATTCCCAATAACAAGAGAAAAGAGATGTATGCGTGCGATATCGTATACGGAACAAATAACGAGTTCGGTTTCGACTATCTCCGTGACAACATGGTAGTTCGTAAGGAGCAGCTCGTACAGCGCGAACTCAACTACGCTATCGTCGACGAGGTCGACTCCATCCTTATCGATGAGGCAAGAACTCCTCTTATCATCTCCGGTAGGGGAACAGAGTCTTCCGATCTTTATCAGAAGGCAGACAGCTTCGTAAGAACACTTAAGTCCTTCACGGTAGTCGAGACAGACGATAAGGTAGATATGGACGAGATCGTAGGTGACGCAGACTACGTTATCGATGAGAAGGCAAATACTTCCGTTCTTACTGCCAACGGTATCAAGAAGGCAGAGAAGTTCTTCAACGTAGAGAACCTTTCCGATCCCGATAACTTCTCACTTCAGCACTATATCAACAACGCCCTTAAGGCTCACGGTAACTTCCACCTCGATCAGCAGTATGTCGTAAACGACGGTGAGGTAGTTATCGTAGATGACTTCACGGGTCGTCTCATGCCCGGTCGTAGATACAGCGACGGTCTTCATCAGTCCATTGAGGCTAAGGAAGGCGTTAAGGTAGCAAACGAGAACAAGACTCTTGCTACTATCACATTCCAGAACTTCTTCCGTATGTACAGCAAGCTCTCCGGAATGACAGGTACAGCTTATACAGAGGAAGCCGAGTTCAGATCCATCTACAACCTCGATGTTATCCAGATCCCTACAAATAAGCCCATCGCACGTATCGATGAAAACGATGCGGTATTCAAGACTCAGAAGGGTAAGTATGCTGCAGTCCTTAAGACTGTTATCGAGGCTCATAACAACGGTCAGCCCGTACTCGTAGGTACGGTAAACGTTGATAAGTCCGAGTACCTTTCCAAGATCTTCACAAAGGCAGGCATCAAGCACAACGTATTGAACGCCAAGAACCATATGCGAGAAGCTGAGATCGTTGCTCAGGCAGGTAGAAAGGGTGCTGTTACGATCGCTACGAACATGGCAGGTCGTGGTACCGATATCCTCCTCGGCGGTAACTCCGAGTTCCTTGCAAAGCAGGAGATGAGAAAGCTCGGCTACGAAGAAGACATGATCGATGCAGCTACAGCTCATAACGAGACAGATGATGAGCTTATCCTTGCAGCACGTAAGAAGTTCGCAGAGCTCGAGGAGAAGTTCTCTGCTCAGATCAAGCCTGAGGCTGAAGAAGTTAGAGCACTCGGCGGTCTTTATATCGTTGGTACCGAGAGACACGAGTCCAGACGTATCGATAATCAGCTCAAGGGTCGTGCAGGTCGTCAGGGTGACCCCGGACGCACGAAGTTCTTCCTTGCTCTCGATGACGATCTCCTTCGTATCTTCGGCGGTGACAAGGTAACTAACATGTACAATACTCTCGGTGTTGACGAGACCATGGAGATCCAGACGGGTATCCTTACAAAACTCATCGACAGCTCACAAAAGAAGCTCGAGGCTCTCCACTTCGGTGCCAGAAAGAACGTCCTCGAGTACGATGATGTCAACAACATCCAGAGAACTATCACATATGAGCAGAGACGTAAGGTTATCGACGGTGATGACATGCACGAGACCTTCCTCAAGATGATCGAGAAGGTTGTCGACAGACAGGTAGATGCATTCTCTCTTGACGGTGTTATCACAACATCCGAGAGATATACGCTCGGTATCAAGCTTGAAGAGATCTTCGGTGAGCTTCCTACTGTTAAGCTCATCCAGAACGAGAAGGAAGACCTTCCCGATCCCGATGCTCTTAAGGAGATGATAAAGGACGATGCAGTCGAAGCTCTCAAGGTAAAGGAAGAGTCCGTTACATCCGAGATCTTCAGAGAGGCTGAGCGTGCGATCCTTCTTACGACAGTTGACCAGAAGTGGATGGATCATATCGATGCAATGGATCAGCTCTCCACATCCATCAGGATGAGAAGCGTTGGTCAGCACGATCCCGTTGTAGAGTACAAGATGGAAAGTGCCGACATGTTCGAAGAGATGAACGAAGCTATCCAGAATGATGCCGTAAGGATCCTTATGAAGGGTCACTTCTCAGCTGAGAAGCAGGTTGAGACAAAGTCTGCAGTATCTTCCATGAAGGAAGGCGCTGCACGTCCGCAGGCTATTCCTACACAGGCTCAGCAGGTCCCCGGCGCTGCCGCTTCCAACGAGACGGCTCAGCCCATCAAGAGAGATTCCTCCAAGGTAGGTCGTAACGATCTTTGCCCTTGCGGATCCGGTAAGAAATATAAGAATTGCTGTGGAAAGAACTTATGA
- a CDS encoding Trp operon repressor family, with amino-acid sequence MTSFDDKEQEALKGLYEAILTLKTPEEMHKFFKDLWSYNEMCSMLHRWQILLLIDEGKSYEEIIRELSPREEPEQIKESSDGKRETRKGKGRSGTKVSSTTISRVKTCYNNEDGGYRTALKRIKNSKTIQEEK; translated from the coding sequence ATGACTTCATTTGACGATAAGGAGCAGGAGGCTCTCAAGGGCTTGTACGAAGCGATCTTAACGCTCAAGACACCCGAGGAGATGCATAAGTTCTTTAAGGATCTTTGGTCATATAACGAGATGTGTTCCATGCTCCACAGGTGGCAGATACTCCTTCTCATAGACGAAGGAAAGAGCTACGAGGAGATAATCAGGGAACTGTCCCCGCGTGAAGAGCCTGAGCAGATAAAGGAGTCCTCGGACGGAAAGCGTGAGACGCGCAAGGGTAAGGGACGTTCGGGTACAAAGGTCAGCTCAACGACCATATCAAGGGTCAAGACTTGTTATAACAACGAGGACGGCGGTTACCGCACCGCACTCAAGCGGATCAAAAACAGTAAAACAATTCAAGAGGAGAAATAA
- a CDS encoding phenylalanyl-tRNA synthetase beta subunit gives MKAPIGWLKDFTDIDVSPKELADAMTLSGSKVEEIISTDITGVYVGKILTVEDHPDSDHLHILKVDFGRDEIGHEVQIVCGAPNVEVGMLCPIAAVGAHLPEIDIKKGKIRGVESFGMCCSADELGSIGAGKPGADVYGLWDLRLLDPVPAVGTDIRDLFNLDDLVTIDFEITSNRPDCFSIEGLGREAAVTLGHAFKPVDSKLKQEGSLDTASVTKVDIEAPDLCYRYCARTVEDVVIGPSPAWMAERLTAAGMRPINNIVDITNYVCLELGQPMHAFDLEYLKNNHIIVRTAKDGEVTKTLDGNDHTLNSSNLVIADEEKVCAIAGVMGGENSEVLDSTKTILFESATFNGVSVRKTAIANGLRTEASSRYEKGLDAENALRALNRACELVEILGCGKVSKGLIDVYPTKKEVKTIPFRPQKINAFIGIDATEEFMLDILKQLECKVENNVITPPTFRPDLESEADISEEIARFYGYNNIPATLLNSSATTLGGRTREQALTEKIKDTLVSCGFFEAITYSFESPSDMDLMRVPEDSPLRNQVMISNPLGDDTSVMRTTMLPSMLRIAARNSNRGVPAAKVFEVAYVYIPDADPANLPEERKTLCGFSYDNTASDSKELFYEIKGIIEELTAILGIRSVAFEPLTDDPTFHPGRTASLIVNGKKVGKFGVIFPETAGNFDAPEKAVFFEIECDALTNAAKTERVYKQLPKYPGIARDIAVMVDKSVPVGEIIKTCKSAGGKLLKEVEFFDVYEDAKLGNDMKSVAVSLMFRDDNKTLTDADIKESYDKILDKLAKNYDAKLR, from the coding sequence ATGAAAGCTCCTATTGGTTGGTTAAAAGATTTTACAGATATTGACGTATCTCCCAAGGAACTTGCAGATGCAATGACACTCTCGGGTTCCAAGGTTGAGGAAATCATCTCGACTGATATTACGGGTGTCTACGTAGGAAAGATCCTTACGGTTGAGGATCACCCCGATTCGGATCACCTTCATATCTTGAAGGTCGATTTCGGCAGGGATGAGATCGGACACGAAGTCCAGATCGTATGCGGCGCTCCCAATGTAGAAGTAGGAATGCTCTGTCCCATTGCTGCAGTCGGCGCTCATCTTCCTGAGATCGACATCAAGAAGGGCAAGATCAGAGGCGTTGAGAGCTTTGGTATGTGCTGCTCCGCTGATGAGCTCGGCTCTATCGGTGCAGGTAAGCCAGGTGCTGATGTATACGGACTTTGGGACTTAAGACTCCTTGATCCCGTACCTGCAGTCGGAACAGACATCAGAGACCTCTTTAATCTCGATGATCTTGTTACTATCGACTTCGAGATCACATCCAACAGACCCGACTGTTTCTCTATCGAAGGTCTCGGACGCGAGGCAGCAGTTACACTGGGTCATGCATTTAAGCCTGTTGACTCCAAGCTCAAGCAGGAGGGATCTCTCGACACTGCATCCGTTACCAAGGTCGATATCGAAGCTCCCGATCTTTGCTACCGTTACTGCGCAAGAACTGTAGAGGACGTAGTTATCGGACCTTCTCCCGCATGGATGGCTGAAAGACTTACAGCTGCAGGTATGCGTCCCATCAATAACATCGTTGATATCACGAACTATGTATGCCTTGAGCTCGGACAGCCCATGCATGCATTCGATCTTGAATATTTAAAGAATAATCACATCATCGTAAGGACAGCTAAGGACGGCGAAGTTACCAAGACTTTGGACGGTAACGACCATACTCTTAATTCTTCCAACCTCGTTATCGCAGATGAAGAGAAGGTATGTGCAATCGCCGGAGTCATGGGCGGCGAGAATTCCGAGGTCCTTGATTCTACAAAGACGATCCTCTTCGAGTCCGCTACATTTAACGGAGTATCCGTTCGTAAGACTGCTATCGCCAACGGTCTTCGTACTGAGGCTTCCTCAAGATATGAGAAGGGTCTTGATGCAGAGAATGCACTTCGTGCCCTGAACAGAGCTTGTGAGCTTGTTGAGATCCTCGGCTGCGGTAAGGTAAGTAAGGGTCTTATCGATGTCTATCCTACAAAGAAGGAAGTCAAGACTATTCCTTTCAGACCCCAGAAGATCAATGCTTTCATCGGTATCGATGCTACTGAGGAATTCATGCTCGATATCTTAAAGCAGCTCGAGTGTAAGGTGGAAAACAACGTGATCACACCTCCGACATTCCGTCCTGACCTTGAGTCAGAGGCTGATATCTCAGAGGAGATCGCAAGATTCTACGGATATAACAACATTCCCGCTACGCTCCTTAACAGCTCCGCTACAACGCTTGGCGGCAGAACGAGAGAGCAGGCACTTACAGAGAAGATCAAGGATACGCTCGTATCCTGCGGCTTCTTCGAGGCTATCACATACTCTTTCGAGAGCCCTTCCGATATGGATCTCATGAGAGTACCCGAGGATTCGCCTCTTCGTAACCAGGTAATGATCTCTAATCCCTTAGGTGACGATACATCCGTCATGAGAACAACGATGCTTCCTTCGATGCTCCGTATCGCAGCTAGAAACTCCAACAGAGGCGTTCCTGCTGCTAAGGTATTCGAGGTTGCATACGTATACATCCCTGACGCTGATCCCGCTAATCTTCCCGAAGAGCGTAAGACTCTCTGCGGTTTCTCGTATGACAATACCGCATCTGACAGTAAGGAGCTCTTCTATGAGATCAAGGGAATAATCGAGGAGCTTACAGCTATCCTCGGTATCAGATCTGTCGCTTTCGAGCCCTTGACTGATGATCCCACATTCCATCCCGGAAGGACTGCATCCCTTATCGTTAACGGTAAGAAGGTCGGTAAGTTCGGTGTTATCTTCCCCGAGACAGCCGGCAACTTCGACGCTCCCGAGAAGGCTGTATTCTTCGAGATCGAGTGCGATGCTCTTACTAATGCGGCTAAGACTGAAAGAGTATACAAGCAGCTTCCCAAGTACCCGGGTATCGCTCGTGATATCGCTGTCATGGTCGATAAGTCCGTACCTGTAGGCGAGATCATCAAGACATGTAAGTCCGCAGGCGGTAAGCTTCTTAAGGAAGTCGAGTTCTTCGACGTATATGAGGACGCTAAGCTTGGTAACGATATGAAGTCCGTAGCCGTATCCCTTATGTTCAGGGACGACAACAAGACTCTTACGGATGCCGATATCAAGGAATCTTACGATAAGATCCTCGATAAGCTCGCTAAGAATTACGACGCAAAATTGAGATAA
- a CDS encoding phenylalanyl-tRNA synthetase, alpha subunit — protein MSDLKESLMNTRAEFEEKIKSLTNSKEIEALRVEFFGKKGKLTGVLRGMGQLSPEERPAAGKLVNEVREKMESVFSEYQTKINELESSHKLKKEVIDVTMPTKYSGAGARHPLNMAINEICDIFLGLGYSIGEGPEVEYDKYNFELLRLPKGHPARDTQDTFYISENILLRTQTSPMQIRIMEKQKPPIKVVCPGKVYRQDTLDSTHSPVFHQIEGLVVDKGITMGDLVGSLQLFAKKLFGEDTKIRLRPHHFPFTEPSVEVDLTCWSCGGKGCRVCKGEGWIEVLGAGMVHPEVLENCGIDSEEYSGFAFGIGVERTAMGRYGIDDIRLLYENDVRFLKQFK, from the coding sequence ATGAGCGATCTTAAAGAATCCCTTATGAATACCCGTGCGGAATTCGAGGAAAAGATCAAGAGCCTCACTAATTCTAAGGAAATAGAAGCACTTCGTGTCGAGTTCTTCGGTAAGAAAGGTAAGCTTACCGGCGTTCTTCGCGGTATGGGTCAGCTTTCCCCCGAGGAGAGACCTGCCGCAGGTAAGCTCGTAAACGAAGTTAGAGAGAAGATGGAGAGCGTATTCTCCGAATATCAGACAAAGATCAACGAGCTCGAGAGCAGTCACAAGCTCAAGAAGGAAGTTATAGATGTCACGATGCCCACCAAGTACAGCGGTGCAGGCGCAAGACATCCCCTTAATATGGCGATCAACGAGATCTGCGATATCTTCCTCGGGCTCGGTTATTCCATCGGTGAAGGTCCCGAGGTCGAGTACGATAAGTACAATTTCGAGCTCTTGAGACTTCCCAAGGGTCACCCTGCAAGAGATACACAGGATACTTTCTACATCAGTGAGAATATCCTCCTGAGAACACAGACATCTCCCATGCAGATCAGGATCATGGAAAAGCAAAAGCCCCCGATAAAGGTCGTATGCCCCGGTAAGGTATACAGACAGGATACGCTGGACAGCACACACTCTCCCGTATTCCACCAGATCGAGGGACTCGTAGTAGATAAGGGCATCACGATGGGTGATCTTGTCGGATCGCTCCAGCTCTTTGCAAAGAAGCTCTTCGGTGAAGATACGAAGATCAGACTTCGTCCCCACCATTTCCCGTTCACGGAGCCCTCTGTTGAGGTCGACCTCACATGCTGGTCATGCGGCGGCAAGGGATGCCGTGTCTGCAAGGGTGAAGGCTGGATCGAGGTTCTCGGTGCAGGTATGGTACACCCCGAGGTTCTCGAGAACTGCGGTATCGATTCCGAGGAATACAGCGGTTTCGCTTTCGGTATCGGTGTAGAGAGAACGGCAATGGGTCGTTACGGAATAGACGATATCAGACTTCTCTACGAGAACGATGTACGTTTCTTGAAGCAGTTTAAGTAA
- a CDS encoding Glyoxylase, beta-lactamase superfamily II produces MSIRIKTYPYGPLGSNMYALISEDSYIIVDPSVSPDRVEISGSPEAIFITHGHYDHFAALHEWTRMYPETPVIIHSLDKMRLSTPSENCSAAFEMPYSADVSPIDAESVSGKAFLGGLVTLEVIHTPGHSEGEVLYIFSEEGEKHMFSGDMLFRGSIGRDDLPGGDKAKMRASIELIKKLDGDYIIYPGHGPASRLSIERQYNPFF; encoded by the coding sequence ATGAGTATCCGTATAAAGACATACCCTTATGGCCCTTTGGGGTCTAATATGTATGCGCTTATATCCGAAGATTCGTATATCATAGTTGATCCGTCGGTAAGCCCCGACAGAGTTGAGATCTCTGGTTCTCCCGAGGCTATCTTTATCACTCACGGTCATTATGACCATTTCGCGGCACTTCACGAGTGGACCCGTATGTATCCTGAGACGCCCGTGATCATTCATTCTCTCGATAAGATGAGGCTTTCAACGCCTTCCGAGAACTGCTCTGCTGCTTTCGAGATGCCTTATTCCGCGGATGTTTCGCCAATAGATGCAGAGAGCGTATCGGGAAAGGCTTTCCTCGGCGGTCTCGTGACACTCGAAGTCATCCATACTCCCGGCCACAGCGAAGGAGAAGTGCTCTATATATTCTCCGAAGAAGGTGAGAAGCATATGTTCTCGGGTGATATGCTCTTCAGGGGCTCGATCGGCCGAGATGACCTCCCCGGGGGCGATAAGGCTAAGATGCGTGCGTCTATTGAGCTCATCAAGAAGCTTGACGGAGATTATATTATCTACCCGGGTCACGGCCCTGCCAGCAGGCTTTCCATAGAAAGGCAATATAATCCGTTCTTTTAA
- a CDS encoding methylglyoxal synthase, producing MKIVLMADNRKIELLVNFCIAYKTLLLKHQLISVYNTAKHLKASVDIDVSGLSVDYSSGVEQLAARAQFNEIDCVIYLRDGRSEQSKDAHELLNVCDYNNIPYATNLATAETLILAIDRGDLDWRLWLKESAV from the coding sequence TGTTGGTCAATTTCTGCATTGCGTATAAGACGTTACTCCTTAAGCATCAGCTTATTTCCGTTTACAACACAGCCAAGCACCTCAAGGCATCCGTAGATATCGATGTCTCAGGTCTTTCCGTCGACTATTCGAGCGGCGTAGAGCAGCTTGCTGCCAGGGCTCAGTTCAATGAGATCGACTGTGTTATCTATCTTCGTGACGGCAGGAGCGAGCAGTCTAAGGACGCTCACGAACTCCTTAATGTCTGTGATTACAACAATATCCCTTATGCCACGAACCTTGCTACGGCAGAGACCTTGATCCTTGCCATCGACAGAGGTGACCTCGACTGGAGATTGTGGCTCAAGGAATCAGCCGTCTGA